In a single window of the Anaerolineae bacterium genome:
- a CDS encoding extracellular solute-binding protein, with protein sequence MAAKRAMSRRRFLTLTGVAAGATTLAACAGTPQVVEKVVKETVEVEKIVKETVVVEKQVTVEVLAKGSIPIAWWVYPQWDGITGEEAEIDGKEPTALDWPRHVSEQFMEMHPEVRVDLELMDWGTGRQKVNVAAAAGLGPDVWWEDNGEILKFALQGVLEPIDDALTGDDLEDFQPWAIEHATIAGKIWYWPWVSYTTCVMANRALFAERGAESFLPPEDNRKWDYNQFLEALKEMTFDRDGDGTVDVYGYAIPCQQNPGDYHRHNFLWGRGARIFSPEWDRITLYVPEAVEGLQYMQDLEHRHQVIPAGSAAMSNSDAGRMWNEGRLALYPAEPGIKFQLEKAMREGTIPEGLIELYPVFHPSQPPNEPVEYSGEEGIGVFKQKDPGKLGLVMEFARFLTNTENQKAIKPLKYFPVRKSAGNLYPDDEFMEFMATTLAYAGPDTSVPYYYGARQFFVPMYQEVMSLQRTPEEALQFASSEAQKWLDEQLAQRVI encoded by the coding sequence ATGGCAGCCAAGCGTGCTATGAGCAGAAGGAGATTCCTTACACTGACGGGAGTGGCCGCAGGAGCGACCACCCTGGCCGCCTGCGCCGGGACTCCGCAGGTGGTCGAGAAGGTGGTGAAGGAGACGGTAGAGGTCGAGAAGATCGTCAAAGAGACCGTGGTAGTGGAGAAGCAGGTGACGGTGGAAGTGCTGGCCAAGGGCAGCATCCCCATCGCCTGGTGGGTCTATCCCCAGTGGGACGGCATCACCGGGGAAGAGGCGGAGATCGACGGCAAGGAACCCACCGCTCTGGACTGGCCGCGGCACGTGTCCGAGCAGTTCATGGAGATGCATCCCGAAGTGCGGGTGGACCTGGAGCTGATGGACTGGGGCACCGGGCGACAGAAGGTGAATGTAGCAGCTGCCGCCGGCCTGGGTCCGGATGTCTGGTGGGAGGACAACGGAGAGATCCTCAAGTTCGCCCTGCAAGGGGTCCTGGAGCCGATAGACGATGCCCTGACGGGCGACGACCTGGAGGACTTCCAGCCCTGGGCCATCGAGCACGCCACTATCGCCGGCAAGATCTGGTACTGGCCCTGGGTCTCCTACACCACCTGTGTCATGGCCAACCGGGCCCTCTTCGCCGAGCGGGGCGCGGAGAGTTTCCTTCCACCGGAGGACAACCGCAAGTGGGACTACAACCAGTTCCTCGAGGCGCTCAAGGAGATGACCTTCGACCGCGATGGTGATGGCACTGTAGATGTGTATGGCTATGCCATTCCCTGCCAGCAGAACCCAGGAGACTATCATCGGCACAATTTCCTCTGGGGCCGAGGGGCGCGGATCTTCAGCCCGGAGTGGGACCGCATCACGCTCTACGTTCCGGAGGCGGTCGAGGGCCTGCAGTACATGCAGGACCTGGAGCACCGCCATCAGGTGATCCCCGCGGGTTCTGCGGCCATGAGCAACTCGGACGCAGGCAGAATGTGGAACGAAGGTCGGCTGGCCCTCTATCCCGCCGAGCCGGGCATCAAGTTCCAGCTGGAGAAGGCGATGCGGGAGGGCACCATCCCGGAGGGCCTCATCGAGCTCTATCCCGTGTTCCATCCTTCCCAGCCGCCCAACGAGCCGGTGGAGTACTCCGGCGAGGAAGGGATTGGGGTGTTCAAGCAGAAGGATCCCGGGAAGCTGGGCCTGGTGATGGAGTTCGCTCGCTTCCTCACCAACACCGAAAACCAGAAGGCAATCAAGCCGCTCAAGTATTTCCCGGTGCGCAAGAGCGCGGGCAACCTGTACCCGGACGACGAGTTCATGGAGTTCATGGCCACGACGCTGGCCTACGCCGGCCCGGACACCAGCGTGCCTTACTACTACGGCGCTCGCCAGTTCTTCGTGCCCATGTATCAGGAAGTGATGAGCCTGCAGCGAACGCCGGAGGAAGCGCTCCAGTTCGCCTCGTCTGAGGCCCAGAAGTGGCTGGACGAGCAGCTGGCTCAGCGGGTCATATGA
- a CDS encoding sugar ABC transporter permease, with protein sequence MSDDRGETLAGQNPASVPLTLGNARQRPSRTDGLLAEMYRNRWAYVFLAVPVLVLTVFWLGPIIYSFVLAFLRYRPQGSEWVGLANFRATLSDYRFGLGLRNTLVYTVGVVGLGLVLSLGMSAMIFRLKSTKLQVFFKAAYYLPSVASAAVMSLVWLWLYEPAFGLLNYILTRVGLQPVLWLANPRTALPSLMLMSLAGGQGASVVLLTAAMGSVPPELYEAASIDGASEKRQFFSVTLPLVVPTILYLVIMGTINGFQVFTNVYMMTNGGPGNATTTVVYNIYRWAFDSFNFGRASAEAVFLFLILVVVSYAQYRGLGREVEY encoded by the coding sequence ATGAGCGATGACCGCGGGGAGACGCTGGCAGGGCAGAACCCTGCCAGCGTCCCGTTGACCCTCGGCAACGCCCGGCAGAGGCCGAGCCGCACGGACGGGCTGCTGGCGGAGATGTATCGCAACCGGTGGGCGTACGTCTTCCTGGCCGTCCCCGTCCTGGTCCTGACCGTATTCTGGCTTGGCCCCATCATCTACTCCTTCGTGCTGGCCTTCCTCCGCTACCGCCCGCAGGGCTCGGAATGGGTGGGGCTGGCCAACTTCCGGGCCACGCTCAGCGACTACCGCTTCGGCCTCGGTCTGCGCAATACCCTGGTTTACACTGTGGGCGTGGTGGGCCTGGGGCTGGTATTGAGCCTGGGCATGTCGGCGATGATCTTCCGGCTCAAGAGCACCAAGCTGCAGGTCTTCTTCAAGGCCGCCTACTACCTTCCTAGCGTGGCTTCGGCTGCCGTGATGTCGTTGGTGTGGCTGTGGCTGTACGAGCCCGCCTTCGGCCTCCTCAACTACATCCTCACCCGCGTCGGGTTGCAGCCGGTCCTGTGGCTGGCCAACCCGCGGACGGCCCTGCCGAGCCTGATGCTCATGAGCCTGGCGGGGGGCCAGGGTGCCAGTGTGGTGCTCCTCACGGCAGCGATGGGCAGCGTGCCCCCCGAGCTATACGAAGCTGCCAGCATAGATGGGGCCAGCGAGAAGCGGCAGTTCTTCAGCGTCACCCTTCCCCTCGTGGTTCCCACCATCCTCTACCTGGTGATAATGGGCACCATCAACGGTTTCCAGGTGTTCACCAACGTCTACATGATGACCAACGGAGGCCCGGGCAACGCCACCACCACTGTCGTCTACAACATCTACCGCTGGGCCTTCGACAGCTTCAACTTCGGCAGGGCCTCGGCCGAGGCGGTCTTCCTGTTCCTTATCCTCGTCGTCGTCTCCTACGCCCAGTACCGCGGCCTAGGGCGAGAGGTGGAGTACTGA
- a CDS encoding response regulator, which translates to MGEISLEDVREALAHLYDPEALGLCQIARVIAPGSEQAQATEIGQVIRRALLDAMSELKPTGPVAPTASHYRAHECITLRYVSRLSAEEIADELSLSKRQVYRDLRWGEQRLAEVLQSLLADYAASRQDPLGQEIKALVGKSTSMDLEELVASAIAAVSPLARSRGVHLAYAGTGHPVQVSASPGILREVLIQVLSALAQSLEHAQATVRLSADDEYAYVAFPVARPERLARADLLEAALRIAGAQGLAHDFVGTDLCQVLRIRLPLLRRRRLLVVEDNPAVFALYRRYLENTNWQPVLVPSPQEAGRVAAEGAYHAVLLDIMMPEADGWSVLQELKLDARTRSLPVIVCSVVDDPELGRALGAAVYLTKPVEREALVRALDQVAGPGTPRPASSVRTG; encoded by the coding sequence ATGGGCGAGATCAGTCTGGAAGACGTGCGCGAGGCTCTCGCTCACCTCTATGACCCGGAAGCACTGGGGTTGTGCCAGATCGCCCGCGTCATCGCGCCAGGGTCCGAGCAGGCCCAGGCCACGGAGATCGGGCAGGTAATTCGGCGAGCTCTGCTCGATGCCATGAGCGAACTGAAACCCACCGGGCCCGTGGCCCCTACCGCCTCCCACTACCGGGCCCACGAGTGCATCACCTTGCGTTACGTCTCGCGGCTGTCAGCGGAGGAGATCGCTGACGAGTTGTCCCTGAGCAAACGACAGGTGTACCGCGACCTGCGGTGGGGGGAACAGCGCCTGGCGGAGGTGCTCCAGTCGCTTCTGGCCGACTACGCTGCCAGCCGCCAGGACCCGCTGGGCCAGGAGATCAAGGCTCTGGTGGGCAAGTCTACCTCCATGGATTTGGAGGAGCTCGTCGCCAGCGCCATCGCCGCCGTCTCTCCTCTGGCCCGGTCCAGGGGGGTCCATCTAGCCTACGCCGGGACAGGGCATCCAGTACAGGTCAGCGCCAGCCCCGGAATCCTGCGCGAGGTGCTGATTCAGGTGCTGAGCGCGCTGGCTCAGAGTCTGGAGCACGCGCAAGCGACGGTCCGGCTCAGTGCCGACGACGAGTACGCGTACGTTGCCTTCCCCGTAGCCCGTCCGGAGCGGCTCGCCCGCGCTGACCTCCTGGAGGCAGCCCTGCGGATCGCCGGCGCCCAGGGTCTGGCCCACGACTTCGTCGGCACCGACCTGTGCCAAGTGCTCCGCATCCGCCTTCCCCTTCTGCGGCGCCGAAGGCTCCTGGTGGTGGAGGACAACCCGGCTGTGTTCGCCCTCTATCGGCGGTACCTGGAGAACACCAACTGGCAGCCCGTCTTAGTGCCCAGCCCCCAGGAGGCGGGCAGAGTGGCTGCCGAAGGGGCCTACCACGCGGTCCTGCTGGACATCATGATGCCCGAAGCGGACGGCTGGAGTGTGCTGCAGGAGCTGAAGCTCGACGCCCGGACCCGATCCCTCCCCGTGATCGTCTGTTCCGTCGTGGACGACCCCGAACTGGGGCGGGCGCTGGGGGCGGCGGTATACCTTACCAAGCCGGTCGAGCGGGAGGCGTTGGTCAGGGCTCTGGATCAGGTCGCGGGACCGGGTACGCCCCGCCCAGCGTCTTCAGTGAGAACCGGATGA